The genomic window ATGCCAGGATTAGCATAATGGGTAAATAGAATCTGTCCCCTTTTCTCAAAAGTCACATTGTTTCCAATTGCCGAAAAATCAAGTGGCGGAGTAAGTGGCGGAGTAAGTGGCGGAGTAAGTGGCGGAGTAAACGGACTTTTAAATTATATTAAAGCCAATCCAGGCAAAAAATCCAAGGAGATTAAAACCGCCCTGAATTTGCCGCAAAGAACATTGGAACGCTGGTTAAAAGAACTGAGAGAACAAGAAAAAATTAAATTTCAGGGTGCGCCCAAAACCGGGGGATATGTGTTAGCGGGGTCACCCAATGCCCACCCCACACAACAACGACAATAAGGAAAACCTGACCCCGGCCATGGCAGGGATGTAATCCGTGACCATTTGGCGGAAATGGCAGTATTGCCAAATCCGCCAAATGGATAAAAGAAATCCTCAAGAAGCTGGGGTATTAAATCACCCCCAGCGCCCGCAGCACCGGCAGCACCTTCTCAGCAAACCCCTCTGCCTGGCTTGTCAGCTCCGCCAGGTTGTTCATCCGTCTCCAGGGCCTTGCCCTGCGACGCGGATCGTAAATGCCGATTTAAAATGTAAAAAATAAATCTGTCCCCTTTTCTGCTAATACGGAAGTATCAGCAATAGCTCTTTGATTATCAGGCATTGGAAAGGTCTGTTTCTAAATACTGATCACTATATTGTATCGGACTGTGTCCTTTTTTCAACAGTATCTCTGAAAAAGTTCTCTGAGAATACCCTGATATTTCCGCTGCCTTTCCCAAGGAAACGATTCCCTGTTGAAACAGGGATACTGCAAGGATTATTTTCAACTCCTGTTCCGGTATATTCAGATCCGGCAGTTCCAATATTTGTCCCATAACTGCACCTCATTTGTTTATTGCTGATATTTTGTAAAATATTATAGGCAATTTACCTGTATCTGGCAAGGTGTGTTTCAAGCGTTTTTCCCCAGCCGCTGCCGTTCCGCCGGGTTTTCCAGCAGGTCCGTGACCGTGTCCTTCCGGGTGACCTGTATCTGGTGGTTCAGGGTCATGCTGGCATCGGGCCAGGGAATGAGCTGCCTGGTATCGATGCCATCATGCACCACGGAGATCTTTTTTCTGAACCGCTCCGGAAACGTGGATGCCTGCCACCGGGCAGGGCTTTGCTTTCTCATGGTCAGGGCCGTCACCGTTTTTTAACCAGGGCCGGGAGAGGCATGCTCACTGGGATCGAACCCGTTGTGGAAGATTTTCGAAGATGGGGTTTATAAACCGTTTACCCACACTAAATGGTTGCTAAACTGGAAAGAGAAGTTTGGGACAAAGAAATTGAAAACGATTTCAAGGAAGGCGGCAAAGGCATATCCATTACCGACTCCGAAGATAGCGGTGAACATGAGGAACCGGATGCGGGAAATCCGCTCGTCCGGATCTGTGGGGGCGGGGGCGCCGGGTGAAAAACTGCCCGGCTCTACCTGGAGATGGAAGAACTATAGTTGAACAAAAAGTAAAAATAAATCTGTCCCCTTTTTGGTCCCGGCCAGTTTGCGAAAATAAATCTGTCCCCTTTTTGCCCTGTTTATTCCCTTGACGGAATATCATTCCAATCATATAATTCGGCCATGAGTTGGGATGTGGAATATACTGATGAGTTCGGAAATTGGTGGGATACACTTACTGAAAAAGAGCAGGTGGACATTGCCGCGTCAGTGAGATTACTTGAAGAACTCGGACCGAATCTGGGGTTCCCACACAGCAGCGGGATCAAAGGGTCGAAGCACAACCACATGCGGGAGTTGCGTACACAGCATGAGGGCAGGCCGTTACGTACTCTTTATGCCTTTGACCCCCGCCGAAAGGCGGTTTTATTAATCGGCGGCGACAAAACCGGAGATAACCGCTGGTACGATGTTCACATTCCAATTGCTGACCGGCTTTATGATGAACATCTGGCACTACTTAAAAGAGAAGAGGGTAAAAATGGCTAAAAAATTTGAAGCGCTTCGTGCAAAAATGTCGCCGGAATCCAGGTTCCTGGCTGACAAAAAAGCACAGGGCATGTTGGCTGAAATGCCTTTGAAAGAACTTCGCCAGGCCCGTGGTCTGTCCCAGAAAAAACTGGCTGAGGCCCTGCATATTCAACAACCTGCCATAGCAAAAATGGAAAAACGAACAGACATGTATATTTCCACATTGCGCAGCCATATCGAGGCAATGGGAGGGAAATTGGAAATTCTGGCAAGCTTTCCCGATGGAACCGTACAGATAAATAATTTTTCCGACCTGGGGTAGCTTGAACTGCACACAGAAAAAAATGACTCATAGCGGACTAAGGGTGTCAGGAACCCTATACAATTATTCTCTTTAGGATTCGTGGCACCCTTAAAAACACATCCAGTGCCACGACCTTTCACAGGCCCTGGTAAACGCGGATGATTCCGGCTGATTCACGAAAATATATCCCCCAGATGTTACCGATTAGCCGGTTTTACCAGTGTGAGTGGGACAATCGGGATTTATGACAAAAGCTTTTCCTTGCATGAACATACGCTACCACACATTGGTCCGGCCTTTAAATGAAAAATAAATCTGTCCCCTTTTCTTGTCCTTTTCTCTTTTCTCAGTCAAGGGATATATCAGATCACCCCCAGCGCCCGAAGCACCGGCAGCTGTTTTTCAGCAAACCCCTCTGCCTTTTCCGTCAGCTCCGCCAGGTTCTGTTCATCCGTCTCCAGGGTCTTGCCCTCTTTCACCAGCTTCTGCCCCTGGGCCTGCAGTACCTGCCACACCGCTTTTGCCCATTCTGCCGGCTGTTTTTTCCCCTGGGTCACGGCCAGGGCAAACACCTGCTCAAACCGGCCCACGGGGATGCCGCCGCCGGTCACAGGACTTGCCAGAAAGCTGATGTCACTGCTGCTCCGGGCGCTGTGCATCAGATGGGTGTTCAAGGCCCGGCTGGTTTTTTTCACCTTGCTGATCACGGCATCCTCCTGGGCCGGGCACACATAATCCGCCCCCGTGAGTACCATCATTGCCTGCATGATCTGGGCAAAGGTGATCTGCTTTTCCTTCACGGCCTGCTCGATCTGCCCCAGGGTCCGGGGTTTGTGGTCGGACAGCAGATCCAGGATCGGCACATACACCCCTTCATTCATGGTGGCTTCTCCCAGGCTGCCCGTGACCTTGAGGGACACATCCCCCCGGGGTTTGACCAGCACCACCCGCAGGCTGCGCAGGGCCTCGGCCTGGTCCAGGGCAGACAGGTGCCTGGCGCCTTTTACCCAGTAATCCCGCCGGAACTGCTGGTTCACCATGAAATCTCTGACACTTTCTCTGAACAAGGGATCAATGATCTCCTTGAGAAATGTCTGCTGGTCTGCGGTGAGATTGATGCCGTCCATGTGGTCCGGAAAATGGGCGGAGCAGGCATACTGGAGCCGGGCCGGTTCAAGCCAGTCTGCCATAGTGGCAAAATGCATGGGATGCCAGTCTTTGTTGAAATACTCATGGGCCAGATAATGGCGGTTCTGGTCCTTGATCTTTTTGATCCGGTCCCCCACCAGGGGATTGGCCCTTGAAAACAGCGGGTTGGTCTCCAGCAGCTTTTCTGCAAACTCAATGGCCCCATCAATGCGGGAGACAATGCCGGAACCTTCGGCCCCGATAATCTCGGAATGTTCGGTCATGAGATGCCGCATGGGGGCAAAAGCGGCCCAGCCGGGCAGGGTGTTGTAACTGATGTACAGCACACCCCCCACGGCCAGTTTGCGAAAATAAATCTGTCCCCTTTTTGCTTTTTGCTCATGGGAAAAAAACCCCATCCTTCTTACTTGTGAAGGATGGGGTTTAAGGTTTAAAGGGTTTCAACTCACCAAGAATTACATCTGGTTAGCAGCAGTTTCGTTGCACTACCAGCTTCTGGGATGTTGAACCGGCTTCACATCAGGCACCTATACGAGGGCTGATGCTTGTCAAGGATGATTATACAATGGTGTAAACACCACCAGCTTGGGTAGTGTCACTCAGGTCAATCGTGCCGGCCAGTTCCACGACAATGTCAGCACCATCCTGGAAGGTTGCAGCTGCACTGTTGTCAATGACCAGATAAGTGTTCCCATTCAACTGGAACCAGCCATCGACAGAGTTAGCGGAGCCATCACCAGCTGCGATCGCGTCGATGTAGTTGGCAAAGCCAGCCGCGCCACCAAGGGTGGTTTTATCACCCAACGTTGCTCCGGCAATCGCTCCATTGATTACACCAGCCACATCAATCTTGTCATCGACGGCTATATCTTGGAGTGTCAGGTAGGCACCGGCTGATCCTTGAACTGCATTGATGTCGACGGTGTCTTTACCCGCACCCAAAGTAATGGAGCTGGTCTGGGTAGCTACTGAGCCAACAACCAGCGTGTCGTCGCCTGCGCCCAAATCAACGGTAGCGTTCCCGGTACCAATGGTCACGGTATCATCTCCAGCACCTGCGTTGATCACATTGGCAAGCGCGTTTGCACCAGTGATGGTGTCATCGCCGGCACCACCGTTAACAGTGACAGCTTTAGTCGCAGCAGTGAAAACAAACGTATCGTCTCCGTCAGAGCCGTTGATGGTTGCAGCACCGGCCAGGGCACCCGTGGTCCAGCTTACGCCACCATCGCTGTCATTGGTGGTCATGCCGGAGGCATCAAACGAGGTCACGGTCGTCGCGGTGAAGGTTCCTAAGGTCAGACCAGCATCACCGGTTACCTTAACAGTCTTGGCATCCGCAGCAGTCAGGGTGGTGACAGTAAAGGCAATGTCAGCATCAGTAGTATCTTTATCAGTATCGGAGGTATCGATAGCAAGGTTTTCAACGTTGGCAGCAGTAATGCCCGCATTCGCGAAGGCTGCATTTCCAGCAAAACTGATGTTCAGCCAGTCAGCGGCTCCTCCCGCTGCACCGTCCACTGTAACGGTCGTCACTCCAGCTTGGGCGGCAGTATAAAAAACAGTACCATCGGAGGCCAAGTTGTCTACAGCAATGGTTTGTGTAACATCCGCAGACATCTTAACCTCTGTGATGTCATCCAAGTTGGCCAGATCCACAGTTACGCCAGCGCCAGCTGCACCAGCCAGTTCCACCACTTCGAAGTTGGAAATAGTACCTTCAAAAGTGGCTGTTGCAGATGCGGTAGTGGCATCATCCGCGTCAGCGAATGCGATAACGTCGGCGGTACCATCACCACCATCCAAGCTGCCTCCAGTGCCAAGAGCTGTAGTAGTCGCATCCAACAGAACGCGGTCATCATCAGCGCCCATAGTTATAGCTTTGGTTGTTGCACCCAGTCGAATGCTGTCAGCACCAGAACCACCGGTGAACGCTATGGCGGTACCCAGCGAGGGGGTAATAGTCAAACCGCCAGTGGAGTCTGCAGCAGTAACAGACGTGAGTGCAGTGACTGTGCTGGCTGCACTGAGGGTGACAGCTGAGTCACCTTTTATCGCAATAGTTTTAGCTGCGGCAACCTTGACGTCGGCTATTGTCAGTTTTTCATCAGCGTTGATGGTCACACTTGTTGCTGCGGCAGCGTTCAGGGTCATACCAGTAGATGCAGCGCCTGTCGTGTTGACGTTAAGAGTAGTGGCTGTATTGTCAATGATTGTACCGCCAGTGACAGTGTCAAGCGTAAGGTCCATTGTACGCGTACCCGCAGCGGCTGTAACTGTTGCGTTCTGGTTGGTTTTTGCCAACGTCAGTGCGGTGATGGCATCTGACCCAATAGTCAGAGCACCGGTGTTGCCAGTGACGCTGACAGTAGCAATCTTGTCAGCAGAAGTGGCGGCCGTACCAGCATCGTCAATAGCAACCGCGGCAGCGGTTCCAGTTACTGTAACGGAAGTCACGTCAGCCTTTGTGTCAATGTTGACTGCTGCGCCAGTGGCTTTTGCCTTAATTGTGGTTACACCGGAAATGGTAGCTCCAGAGACATCTGCAGTAACAGCGCCTGTTGAGTTGATATCGAGAATTTCTATATTCGAAATATCCGCAGCAGGGAGAGCCGTACCATCAGTCACAAACTTCAATGTATCGGTGCCATCTTTGCCATCAAGCTGATCCAAACTACTCAGGGTCAAAACATCCAAAGCACCGGAAGACGGATTTATCTCAAGATTGGCATTGAAAAGGTCATCGCCGTCTGTTCCAGTAAAATTGTCAGCACCAGCAG from Desulfotignum phosphitoxidans DSM 13687 includes these protein-coding regions:
- a CDS encoding XRE family transcriptional regulator, which gives rise to MFTFQLLTGFMMNIWHYLKEKRVKMAKKFEALRAKMSPESRFLADKKAQGMLAEMPLKELRQARGLSQKKLAEALHIQQPAIAKMEKRTDMYISTLRSHIEAMGGKLEILASFPDGTVQINNFSDLG
- a CDS encoding beta strand repeat-containing protein, producing the protein MALQGFVESDYLAAKLAALQADSATATDWAGKTTAQLKTFLANVGFTPESHYQAYGWAEGLAPNDLFNAAEYKLAKATDMFNKGLEEGGTAYATVADALAAFESAWDFDPYLHYLQYGSAEGINPSNDFDESEYLASKLADLKADAATATEWADKTVDDVKAAFAAAGLSALDHYQAYGEDEGIAVTEVPADEKVADDGGVEVPGETFALTAGADNFTGTDGDDLFNANLEINPSSGALDVLTLSSLDQLDGKDGTDTLKFVTDGTALPAADISNIEILDINSTGAVTADVSGATISGVTTIKAKATGAAVNIDTKADVTSVTVTGTAAAVAIDDAGTAATSADKIATVSVTGNTGALTIGSDAITALTLAKTNQNATVTAAAGTRTMDLTLDTVTGGTIIDNTATTLNVNTTGAASTGMTLNAAAATSVTINADEKLTIADVKVAAAKTIAIKGDSAVTLSAASTVTALTSVTAADSTGGLTITPSLGTAIAFTGGSGADSIRLGATTKAITMGADDDRVLLDATTTALGTGGSLDGGDGTADVIAFADADDATTASATATFEGTISNFEVVELAGAAGAGVTVDLANLDDITEVKMSADVTQTIAVDNLASDGTVFYTAAQAGVTTVTVDGAAGGAADWLNISFAGNAAFANAGITAANVENLAIDTSDTDKDTTDADIAFTVTTLTAADAKTVKVTGDAGLTLGTFTATTVTSFDASGMTTNDSDGGVSWTTGALAGAATINGSDGDDTFVFTAATKAVTVNGGAGDDTITGANALANVINAGAGDDTVTIGTGNATVDLGAGDDTLVVGSVATQTSSITLGAGKDTVDINAVQGSAGAYLTLQDIAVDDKIDVAGVINGAIAGATLGDKTTLGGAAGFANYIDAIAAGDGSANSVDGWFQLNGNTYLVIDNSAAATFQDGADIVVELAGTIDLSDTTQAGGVYTIV
- a CDS encoding type II toxin-antitoxin system RelE/ParE family toxin; this translates as MEYTDEFGNWWDTLTEKEQVDIAASVRLLEELGPNLGFPHSSGIKGSKHNHMRELRTQHEGRPLRTLYAFDPRRKAVLLIGGDKTGDNRWYDVHIPIADRLYDEHLALLKREEGKNG
- a CDS encoding helix-turn-helix domain-containing protein; this translates as MFPIAEKSSGGVSGGVSGGVSGGVNGLLNYIKANPGKKSKEIKTALNLPQRTLERWLKELREQEKIKFQGAPKTGGYVLAGSPNAHPTQQRQ
- a CDS encoding UPF0175 family protein; protein product: MGQILELPDLNIPEQELKIILAVSLFQQGIVSLGKAAEISGYSQRTFSEILLKKGHSPIQYSDQYLETDLSNA
- a CDS encoding methyltransferase regulatory domain-containing protein: MGFFSHEQKAKRGQIYFRKLAVGGVLYISYNTLPGWAAFAPMRHLMTEHSEIIGAEGSGIVSRIDGAIEFAEKLLETNPLFSRANPLVGDRIKKIKDQNRHYLAHEYFNKDWHPMHFATMADWLEPARLQYACSAHFPDHMDGINLTADQQTFLKEIIDPLFRESVRDFMVNQQFRRDYWVKGARHLSALDQAEALRSLRVVLVKPRGDVSLKVTGSLGEATMNEGVYVPILDLLSDHKPRTLGQIEQAVKEKQITFAQIMQAMMVLTGADYVCPAQEDAVISKVKKTSRALNTHLMHSARSSSDISFLASPVTGGGIPVGRFEQVFALAVTQGKKQPAEWAKAVWQVLQAQGQKLVKEGKTLETDEQNLAELTEKAEGFAEKQLPVLRALGVI